In Manis pentadactyla isolate mManPen7 chromosome 8, mManPen7.hap1, whole genome shotgun sequence, the following are encoded in one genomic region:
- the UBE2D1 gene encoding ubiquitin-conjugating enzyme E2 D1 isoform X4 encodes MTPDSAYQGGVFFLTVHFPTDYPFKPPKIAFTTKIYHPNINSNGSICLDILRSQWSPALTVSKVLLSICSLLCDPNPDDPLVPDIAQIYKSDKEKYNRHAREWTQKYAM; translated from the exons ATGACC CCTGATAGCGCTTATCAAGGTGGAGTCTTCTTTCTCACTGTACATTTTCCGACAGACTACCCTTTTAAACCAccaaag aTTGCTTTCACAACAAAAATTTACCATCCAAATATAAACAGTAATGGAAGTATTTGTCTTGATATCCTGAGGTCACAGTGGTCACCAGCTCTGACTGTATCAAAAG TTCTATTGTCCATATGTTCTCTACTTTGTGATCCTAATCCCGATGACCCCTTAGTACCAGATATTGCACAAATCTataaatcagacaaagaaaa ATACAACAGACACGCAAGAGAATGGACTCAGAAATATGCAATGTAA
- the UBE2D1 gene encoding ubiquitin-conjugating enzyme E2 D1 isoform X2, whose translation MALKRIQKELSDLQRDPPAHCSAGPVGDDLFHWQATIMGPIAFTTKIYHPNINSNGSICLDILRSQWSPALTVSKVLLSICSLLCDPNPDDPLVPDIAQIYKSDKEKYNRHAREWTQKYAM comes from the exons GAATTAAGTGATCTGCAACGTGACCCACCTGCTCACTGTTCAGCTGGACCTGTGGGAGATGACC TGTTCCACTGGCAAGCAACTATTATGGGGCCT aTTGCTTTCACAACAAAAATTTACCATCCAAATATAAACAGTAATGGAAGTATTTGTCTTGATATCCTGAGGTCACAGTGGTCACCAGCTCTGACTGTATCAAAAG TTCTATTGTCCATATGTTCTCTACTTTGTGATCCTAATCCCGATGACCCCTTAGTACCAGATATTGCACAAATCTataaatcagacaaagaaaa ATACAACAGACACGCAAGAGAATGGACTCAGAAATATGCAATGTAA
- the UBE2D1 gene encoding ubiquitin-conjugating enzyme E2 D1 isoform X1 — protein MALKRIQKELSDLQRDPPAHCSAGPVGDDLFHWQATIMGPPDSAYQGGVFFLTVHFPTDYPFKPPKIAFTTKIYHPNINSNGSICLDILRSQWSPALTVSKVLLSICSLLCDPNPDDPLVPDIAQIYKSDKEKYNRHAREWTQKYAM, from the exons GAATTAAGTGATCTGCAACGTGACCCACCTGCTCACTGTTCAGCTGGACCTGTGGGAGATGACC TGTTCCACTGGCAAGCAACTATTATGGGGCCT CCTGATAGCGCTTATCAAGGTGGAGTCTTCTTTCTCACTGTACATTTTCCGACAGACTACCCTTTTAAACCAccaaag aTTGCTTTCACAACAAAAATTTACCATCCAAATATAAACAGTAATGGAAGTATTTGTCTTGATATCCTGAGGTCACAGTGGTCACCAGCTCTGACTGTATCAAAAG TTCTATTGTCCATATGTTCTCTACTTTGTGATCCTAATCCCGATGACCCCTTAGTACCAGATATTGCACAAATCTataaatcagacaaagaaaa ATACAACAGACACGCAAGAGAATGGACTCAGAAATATGCAATGTAA
- the UBE2D1 gene encoding ubiquitin-conjugating enzyme E2 D1 isoform X3 yields MGPPDSAYQGGVFFLTVHFPTDYPFKPPKIAFTTKIYHPNINSNGSICLDILRSQWSPALTVSKVLLSICSLLCDPNPDDPLVPDIAQIYKSDKEKYNRHAREWTQKYAM; encoded by the exons ATGGGGCCT CCTGATAGCGCTTATCAAGGTGGAGTCTTCTTTCTCACTGTACATTTTCCGACAGACTACCCTTTTAAACCAccaaag aTTGCTTTCACAACAAAAATTTACCATCCAAATATAAACAGTAATGGAAGTATTTGTCTTGATATCCTGAGGTCACAGTGGTCACCAGCTCTGACTGTATCAAAAG TTCTATTGTCCATATGTTCTCTACTTTGTGATCCTAATCCCGATGACCCCTTAGTACCAGATATTGCACAAATCTataaatcagacaaagaaaa ATACAACAGACACGCAAGAGAATGGACTCAGAAATATGCAATGTAA